A portion of the Segatella copri DSM 18205 genome contains these proteins:
- the dacB gene encoding D-alanyl-D-alanine carboxypeptidase/D-alanyl-D-alanine endopeptidase: MKKIIYMMLGLMMVWISVPVQAQNVIEDERIETVDEEDVSDSTLVDSLAADTLTQKLLWPESVRVGIDKLLESKMFETSQVGLMVWDLSADSCIYQRNERQLMRPASTMKLLTAITALDKLGGSYQFKTTLKYTGTIENGVLTGDVYCIGGMDPRFNSDDMSAFVNSLKDMGVDTIRGSIYADRSLKDADLLGEGWCWDDDNPVLSPLVFQRKDIFMDKFLAKLREEGIEYSCFGASEKVCPTSAFTVCTRFHTMDQILHKMMKESDNLYAESMYYQIAASTGNKWASAKSARNVEKQLIRKIGLDPARYKLADGSGLSLYNYLSAELVVKLLRYAYFNGNIMDHLKHSLPIGGVDGTLKKRMKNSFVHGNVKAKTGTLTGIISLAGYCTAANGHELCFAIINNGIMHGNNARHFADKVCTLLCQP, translated from the coding sequence ATGAAAAAGATAATATATATGATGTTGGGTCTGATGATGGTATGGATCTCTGTACCGGTGCAGGCCCAGAATGTGATTGAAGATGAGAGAATAGAAACGGTTGATGAGGAGGATGTTTCCGACTCGACACTCGTTGACTCCCTGGCTGCGGATACGCTGACGCAGAAATTGCTTTGGCCAGAATCGGTGAGGGTGGGTATTGATAAACTCCTTGAGAGCAAGATGTTCGAGACATCACAGGTAGGACTAATGGTCTGGGACCTGTCTGCTGACTCTTGTATCTATCAGAGAAATGAACGACAGCTGATGCGTCCGGCAAGTACTATGAAGCTCCTGACTGCCATTACGGCGCTCGATAAGTTGGGCGGTTCTTATCAGTTTAAAACCACTCTGAAATATACCGGTACCATTGAGAATGGGGTGTTGACGGGTGATGTCTATTGTATAGGCGGTATGGATCCCCGTTTCAACAGTGATGATATGTCGGCATTTGTCAATAGTCTGAAGGATATGGGTGTTGACACCATCCGTGGCAGCATCTATGCCGACCGCTCTTTGAAGGATGCCGACCTGTTGGGTGAAGGCTGGTGCTGGGATGATGACAATCCGGTGCTTTCGCCACTGGTGTTCCAGCGTAAGGACATCTTTATGGATAAGTTTCTTGCCAAGCTCCGTGAGGAGGGCATCGAATATTCCTGCTTTGGGGCTTCAGAGAAGGTTTGTCCTACGAGTGCCTTTACGGTCTGTACCCGATTCCATACGATGGATCAGATTCTGCACAAGATGATGAAGGAGAGTGATAATCTCTATGCCGAGAGCATGTATTATCAGATTGCGGCTTCTACGGGCAATAAATGGGCGAGTGCCAAGAGTGCCCGAAATGTGGAAAAACAGCTTATCCGTAAGATAGGACTCGATCCGGCAAGATATAAACTGGCTGACGGCTCGGGACTTTCGCTCTATAATTATCTCAGTGCCGAACTGGTGGTGAAACTGCTGCGTTATGCTTATTTCAACGGCAACATCATGGACCATCTGAAGCATTCGCTGCCTATCGGTGGGGTAGATGGTACATTGAAGAAGCGTATGAAGAACAGTTTTGTGCATGGCAATGTGAAAGCAAAGACGGGTACGCTGACGGGCATCATCTCATTGGCGGGTTACTGTACCGCAGCCAATGGTCATGAACTCTGTTTCGCCATCATCAACAATGGTATCATGCATGGCAATAATGCCAGACACTTTGCAGATAAAGTATGTACTTTGCTCTGCCAACCGTGA